One Candidatus Nitrososphaera evergladensis SR1 genomic window, CAAGTGTCCGGTAGCGCCTGCCAAAAGGGCTCTTAGACGGCCTCTGCAAGCTCTGGGCGCTCCTGGCTTATTATCTTGCCAAGGCCGCGCATATAGTTTCTTGCAAACGTCGACACGGGTTGCGAGGAATACCAGATGCAGCCGAGCACCTCGCAGTCGTGGCACGTCCTTGCAATGTCCCACTGCGGCGCGCTCCATATCTCGTCCACCGAGTGCTCAAGGAGACTGTACGTGTTTTCTGGGCTGTTGAACTTCCAGCATGGGACCATCACCGTTCCGTCGCCGTTTACAAAGATGCTCTTCCATACGCCGCATTCGTCAAACAGCCCGCGGCCGTGCTCAAGTATCTGCTGGAAATACTCCTGCGGGATCATGACTGGCAAACCTCCTGCTTTTTGCTGCTTGCCCATGTAGTCGAGTATGCTTTCGCACACCTTGTTCATTGTCTGTCTGTCCGGCAAAAGCGAATAGTCTACGTCTGACCTGTCCTCGACAAACGTGAACGAGACTGCGCTTGCGCCAAGCTCCTTTGCCCTGTCAAAATACGTCTGGTCAATGAACTCTTCTGTGTTGTATTTCGTGATGACGCTGTTGAGGTAGTGCGGGACCTTGTGCTCCGTCAAAAGGCGCAGGTTGTCCATCACCCTGCGGTACATGTGCGGGTTGACGCCGCGCACCTTGCAGTACGGTTCCTCATAAGTAGAATCAATGCTGCACGTGACAAACTGGATGTGCTTTTTCAGCTCGTCAAGGTCGATTGTGTGCAAAAGCGAGCAGTTGGAGATGAGCGTAATGGGCATTTTCAGTCCGTGCAGGTATTTCACAAGCTCCATAAAGTCCGGCCTGCTCGTGGGCTCGCCTCCCTCCACTATGGCCCATACGCAGTATTTTGACACCTTGTCAAAGACCGCCTTCCATTGCTCGGTAGTCAGGTCCCTGCGCTTTGCAGTCGCTATTTGGCCTTCCTTGTCTGCGTCTCCAAAGGGGCACATGGGGCAGTAAAAGTTGCAGTAATGGGTCATGCTGAATACTGCGATCAGAGGGCGCCTCCTGCCGACTGCCCTGTTTGCGGACCACTTGCCAAGCAGCTTTAGCGTCCTTATGGTGTCTACTCCTCCCATTGTGATATTTTTTGTAAAATGCCCGGAGTATTTCTGCCTTGTTATGCCGTACGCAAAGGCTAACAGAGAGGGCATGTGCTACGCATATGGCACATGGATGTCCTTGCCTTTGGCGCAGAGGTAGTCGCAGTATCGGCCTCGGGAGTGCTTGCACCCGGACCGCTGTTTGTTGCAAACATGATGTACGGGACAAGACAGGGCGCGCTTTCTGGAATCAAGGTCGCGCACGGACACGCGGTTGTCGAAATCGTGGTGATCGCCGTAATTGCGGCAGGGCTCTTTTCCGCCTCGGCTTTTATCGCAGACTATGCAAGCGTGATAGCAATAATCGGTGGCGTGTCAATAATTGGCTTTGCCATCCTGCAAATAGTCGGCATCATAACTACTGCAAGAAAAAGTAAACAGGAAAGAAAGACCGAGACTGTAAGAAGGAAGAATGGGCCGTTTGCCGCCGGCGTCATGTTTTCCGCCCTCAATCCATTCTTTCTTGTCTGGTGGCTCACAGTCGGCCTGAAACTGGTATCTGATTCGGCTGCCTTTGGAGCTGTGGCGGGCCCTGCGCTATTGTTTGGTATGCACGTGTGGATGGACTATGTGTGGCTTGCCGCTACTGCGTACCTTGCGTCAAAAGGAAGTTCCGTTCTAAAGTCAAAATACTACCGGGTCTTGATGCTTGTGCTGGCCGGCCTTTTGCTGTATTATGGCGTCCAGTTTTTGATAAACGGGGTAATGATGATAATAATAAAGTAGTAAAATAATTAATAATAAAATATTATTTTATTACTTTGTACGCGAGATGGGCACGTCTATCGTGGACACGTTTCTCATCTTGCCGTCCTCAGACGTCACCTGCTCAGAGCCGAGCTTTATTGGGCCAATCTTGTAGCCGATGGTGTCCATCCTCTTGACAATTATCTGCGCCACGTCTACAGCCCGGGTGATGCTCTTGCCCCTGGCCTTTATGACAACCGTCGGTTCGTTGGCCAGCTGCACCAGCGTGGCGGTAACGTAGGTCATCAATGGCTTTTTGCCGATAAAAATCTCGTTAGATGCCTTTGGCGGTCTGGTTGTATTGGTGCTGGTAGACAAGGTGCACAATATTGGGCAAGGTAGAATATAATGTTTGTCGAGCAATGATCTGCTCAGATCCCTGCGTGTTTCTTGAGGATGTTTTCAATGTCGCCTGGATTCTTGGTTATTTCTTTCACCGCTTCTGGGTTCTCTACTTCGTAGCAGTGCAAAAGCCCAAGCTCGTCTTTGTAAAACAGGTAGACCTTGTCTTCAAAGACACAGTGATAGAGCTTTTCCTGCTCCATCCTCTCCGTCTTGATCTTGATGCCGTCTTCGTTAATGACAACTGGGTAGTCATCATCACTACTGTTGTTGTCTGGCACGACAAGTGTCAGTTGGGACAAGCCGTATTTATTCAATTACACGACGTCTACCCTGACTGCTTTGAGCACGGACACTTCGTCATTTTGCGCGCCAAGCATCAGAGTATATTGTCCGGGGGCAAGGTCGCCTGCAGGGGTGAACACGAACGACACCTGCTTTGAGCTATTTGCCGGAATGGATATGTTCTGCTCGCTGAAAATGCCCGTGGAGTTGCCAAGAGCACCGTTGAGGGTGAACGTGCCAGATGCAACTGCGCTGCCGTTGAATGCGCCCTGCGCGTTGACGTTGACTTTGATTTCTGCGCTGTCGCCTCTCTTTACGGTTACCTCGTCGTTGGGTATGGACACCGTGAACGGGACTTGAGCATCCGTCTTTACGGTGCCTATCTTGTTCTCGCTCCATTCTGTGAACCATACCTGGCCCTGTGGGCCCACTGACATTTGGAGCGCGTTTGCAATCCCGCATGAGCTGGCGTTGTCGGGACAGTTGGCCCACAGCTTGTTCTGGCTTGGGATCCAGTATTCTGTGAGCATCTTTGTGTTTTTGTCAAATACGCTAATCTTGTTGCCTTCGTGCTGGTTGAACCATATTCTGCCGTCAGGCGCAGTCGCGATCCAGTATGGAAGCGTATATGCGCTTGGAGGCATCGTGCCGCCAAAGATCTTTGGCGATGCGACAGAAGTTGTATATTCTGTCACCTTGCCGTCACTCGGATCTAGCATAAAGAATATGCTGGTGCCGTGGTCTGTGCCCCACAGGTTGCCGTCCTTGTCAACGGTCATGCCTACTGGCGACGTGAGCTCTTGTGGTAGGTTGTACAAGGATGTCTGGTTCTTTTCAACATCGTACTTGTAGATTACGCCTTTTAGCTGGAATGCAAGGACCGACGTCCACACGACGTTGCGTTCCCTGTCAACCGTCACGGAGCCCGAGCTGATGCGGAAATTATCAATGCCCGCAAAGGCGTCAAGCGGAAGCTTGATCTCTGTAAATCCTTCTGCCGTTCCGGGCTTCATCTTGGAAAGGTCACCAAAAAACAGGGACTTTGACCTTACGCCTACGAGGTAAATATTACCATCAGAGTCAAAGTCAAACGAAATCGGGTCTGTAGCCGGCGTTTTGAACATGTCAAACGTGCCTGAAGTTGTGTTAAAGCGCCATAAAAGCTCGTTATTGTCTGTAAACCAGACGTTGCCCTTTGAGTCGGTCTTGGTCGCCCATGACATGTTAAATTCGATTGGATTGTCGCGCACCGGCCACTGGGGCACCTGGTACTGTGCGAATTTGTTGTCAGCAAGGCTATAACTGCCAAGTATGCCCTGCTTTGTAGAGACGTACCACACGCGACCATCGTTGTCGACAGAAAGTGAAAGCGGCATCTGGCATTCCGATGGGAGCACCTTTTCTGCTACGTAGGTATTGGAATTGGCCTTGGGGTCCGGGCCGCAAAATTGTGCTTTGAATTTTGCTATCGAGTCCGCCTGCGACGAAGACATCGACTGCTGCCCTCCCGATGGGGTCCCGCCTGCAAGAAAGGTTGCAGAAACACCTGCAACGGCCACTATGCCAATGATGGCGTAGATAATGATCTTCTTGTTTGATGACGGAGGAGGGGAAGACCTCTTGCCTGACAACGCGGAAAAAACACGCTTGTCCCAATATATCTCTTGTCTGCGCCCACGCAGGTAGGGCTAAAATATGAGGCGTGCGTATCTTGAACCCTTGACTGCGCCCGAACAGGCTTCTCCGGCAGGGACACAGAAGAAACAGCAAGGATACCTGGGCTACCTGTCGGTATTGATAGCCTCGGCGCTCTTTGGCTCTGTGTTTGCAGTCACCAAGGTGCCGCTTGCAAGCATCGACCCGCTTGCGCTTTCCGCGGTTATCTATGTGATCGCAGGGCTGACGCTTGTGCCCTTTGCCAAGGCATCATTCCGCCTGCAAAGGCGAGAGGCGCGCTACATGATTGCCATTACCGCGTTTGGGGCGGTAGCTGCACCCGTCCTTCTTTTGCACGGTCTTCAGATGACCGAGGCATCCGACGCCTCAATCCTGGCAAACGGCGAGGTGCTGTTTACCGTAATCCTGTCGTCGCTGTTCTTTGGGGAAAGGCCGCATGGCAAGCTTGGACTTGCCGCAGTCGCGCTTGTCATTGTGGGGTTGTTCATGGCCACAACTGACATGAAGTTCTCCTCCGGCACGATAATCGAACTCAACGCCGGCAACCTGATGATCCTTGCGTCCATGTTCTTCTGGGCCATTGACAACAATTTCAGCAGAAAGCTGACGACGTTTTCTGACATCAGCCCTGCCAAGATGGCCATGATAAAGTCGCTTGCAGGTGGGCTGGTGCTCCTTGGCGTGACTGCCGCTGCGGGCAAGTGGGGCGCGCTTGGAAACATTAGCGCGCAGCTGTGGCTCATAATAATCACGCTGTCTGCATCAGGCTTTGGAGGCGCCCTCTTGTTCTTCCTTGCCGGCATCAAAAGGATAGGCACGATAAAGACAATGGCCGTGTTTTCGATGACTCCGATATTTGGAATAGTGATAGCGGCAGCCGCGCTTGGCGAGTCAATAAGCGTGTTTCAGGCCATCGCCACCGGTCTGATAATCATTGGAATCCTCATAGTCAGCAGGCGCTAGAGCAGTTTCAATCGCTCTGTGACCTTGTCGACAAGGTCCGCCGGCGCAGGGCCAATCCCGACGCACGTTGCCGTGCCCGGCGGCACCTGCGTGAGGCCGCTGTCCTGCACGAGCACCACTGGAAGTTTCAGGCTTTCGGCGTGGTTTTTGACGTCTATGAGCTCCTCAAAGCTCTGCACCTTTACGACCACCTTGGCCTGCCCTCCCTCAAACCAAGAGTCGAACCAGTCCGGCTTTTTCTGCTTGGTGCGCTCGGCAGCCATCACCGCGGCGTGCGCCACCTGCGCGGCTATCTTGCCCGTGCCCATGCCAAGGTCCCTTCTTATCACCATCACCTGCTTGAAATCCAAGACTCCATAGTTTAATTAAGAGAGCGAGAAATACCTTGCTGGCCGTTGTCTCACTTTGACGTAATTGTAGCCGGCGGGAGCATTTCCGGACTGATGGCCGCAAGGGAGGCGGCAAAGGCCTGTGCCACCGTCGCAGTTCTTGAAGAGGACGCCGAGATAGGCACACCGGAACACTGTGGCGGGCTTGTAAGCATGGAGGGCATGAAAAACCTCGGGATAGTGCCTGATGCAAGCGCAGTCGAAAACAGCAGGATAAGGCGCGCCAGGATCCTTTCACCCTCTAACGGCTTTGAGCTGTCTGCAGAGAAGCAAAAGGTGGTGGTGCTTGACAGGCGCGCCCTTGACAAGCAGGTGGCGCTTCAGGCGCAGAGGGCCAGCGCAGACATCCGGGTAAAGTGCTCGGTGCGCTCTTTTAATAAAGATGGCACACGATATATTGTAAAAACGTCAGAGGGTGACTTTACGTGTGACTATTTCGTTGACGCAAGGGGCGTCGCCTCGATAATAAACAAAAACCGCGACGGCGTGCTCTCGTCGGCGCAGTACGAGGTGTTTGCGCCCTGGATAAAGCGCGACGCAATTGAAGTCGCGTTTGACAGCGAGAGATATCCCGGCTTTTTT contains:
- a CDS encoding DNA-binding protein, which produces MSTSTNTTRPPKASNEIFIGKKPLMTYVTATLVQLANEPTVVIKARGKSITRAVDVAQIIVKRMDTIGYKIGPIKLGSEQVTSEDGKMRNVSTIDVPISRTK
- a CDS encoding DMT family transporter, producing MTAPEQASPAGTQKKQQGYLGYLSVLIASALFGSVFAVTKVPLASIDPLALSAVIYVIAGLTLVPFAKASFRLQRREARYMIAITAFGAVAAPVLLLHGLQMTEASDASILANGEVLFTVILSSLFFGERPHGKLGLAAVALVIVGLFMATTDMKFSSGTIIELNAGNLMILASMFFWAIDNNFSRKLTTFSDISPAKMAMIKSLAGGLVLLGVTAAAGKWGALGNISAQLWLIIITLSASGFGGALLFFLAGIKRIGTIKTMAVFSMTPIFGIVIAAAALGESISVFQAIATGLIIIGILIVSRR
- a CDS encoding radical SAM protein — encoded protein: MPSLLAFAYGITRQKYSGHFTKNITMGGVDTIRTLKLLGKWSANRAVGRRRPLIAVFSMTHYCNFYCPMCPFGDADKEGQIATAKRRDLTTEQWKAVFDKVSKYCVWAIVEGGEPTSRPDFMELVKYLHGLKMPITLISNCSLLHTIDLDELKKHIQFVTCSIDSTYEEPYCKVRGVNPHMYRRVMDNLRLLTEHKVPHYLNSVITKYNTEEFIDQTYFDRAKELGASAVSFTFVEDRSDVDYSLLPDRQTMNKVCESILDYMGKQQKAGGLPVMIPQEYFQQILEHGRGLFDECGVWKSIFVNGDGTVMVPCWKFNSPENTYSLLEHSVDEIWSAPQWDIARTCHDCEVLGCIWYSSQPVSTFARNYMRGLGKIISQERPELAEAV
- a CDS encoding LysE family transporter, which translates into the protein MLRIWHMDVLAFGAEVVAVSASGVLAPGPLFVANMMYGTRQGALSGIKVAHGHAVVEIVVIAVIAAGLFSASAFIADYASVIAIIGGVSIIGFAILQIVGIITTARKSKQERKTETVRRKNGPFAAGVMFSALNPFFLVWWLTVGLKLVSDSAAFGAVAGPALLFGMHVWMDYVWLAATAYLASKGSSVLKSKYYRVLMLVLAGLLLYYGVQFLINGVMMIIIK
- the pth2 gene encoding peptidyl-tRNA hydrolase Pth2; its protein translation is MVIRRDLGMGTGKIAAQVAHAAVMAAERTKQKKPDWFDSWFEGGQAKVVVKVQSFEELIDVKNHAESLKLPVVLVQDSGLTQVPPGTATCVGIGPAPADLVDKVTERLKLL